A single genomic interval of Spirosoma taeanense harbors:
- the rplQ gene encoding 50S ribosomal protein L17, whose protein sequence is MRHGKKDNHLSRTHTHREAMLQNMASSLILHKRIETTVAKAKELRKFVEPILTRAKDDTFQNRRVVFQTLHNKETMKELFGTVADKIANRPGGYTRIIKLGNRQGDNAETCLIELVDFNEVLLAAAAEKATATTKTRRSRRGSGARQTTGAAATEETVPAAATAAEAPEAETAVEEAPEAAVTETPSDEAPATPEASADEETKQS, encoded by the coding sequence ATGAGACACGGTAAAAAAGATAACCACCTAAGCCGGACGCACACGCACCGCGAAGCGATGTTGCAGAACATGGCGTCGTCGCTCATCCTGCACAAGCGGATCGAAACGACAGTAGCGAAGGCGAAAGAGCTTCGTAAATTTGTGGAGCCAATCCTGACGCGGGCAAAAGACGACACCTTCCAGAATCGTCGGGTGGTGTTCCAGACACTGCACAATAAGGAGACGATGAAGGAACTGTTCGGAACAGTAGCCGATAAGATCGCTAACCGTCCGGGCGGGTACACGCGTATCATTAAGCTGGGCAATCGGCAGGGTGATAATGCAGAAACCTGTCTGATCGAACTTGTTGATTTCAATGAAGTGCTGCTGGCAGCCGCTGCTGAAAAAGCTACGGCTACGACCAAGACTCGTCGGAGCCGCCGGGGTAGTGGTGCGCGCCAAACGACTGGAGCCGCTGCGACTGAGGAAACTGTACCAGCAGCTGCTACGGCTGCTGAGGCACCAGAGGCTGAAACCGCAGTAGAAGAAGCACCGGAAGCTGCGGTAACCGAGACGCCTTCTGATGAAGCGCCTGCAACGCCTGAAGCATCTGCTGACGAAGAAACGAAGCAGAGCTAA
- the carA gene encoding glutamine-hydrolyzing carbamoyl-phosphate synthase small subunit, whose translation MKHTQQPEALLVLQDGSVFRGLALGKKGTAGGEICFNTGMTGYQEIYTDPSYYGQVIINTTSHIGNYGVLNNAEQESNGVKIRGMVCNFFSNIHSRYTADGSLQDYFERANIVGIHGIDTRQLVRYIRSKGVMNCIISSEILDPAALLAELHKVPDMEGLELSSEVCTQEAYEQGDPEAKLRVAVLDLGVKRSILSNFNERGVFCKVFPAKTPYENLAAWKPNGYFIANGPGDPAAMPYAVETVKQALDEDKPLFGICLGHQILSLASGISTYKMHNGHRGLNHPVKNLITGHCEVTSQNHGFAVKAEEVMDHANVELTHINLNDKTIEGIRRKDKPAFSVQYHPESSPGPHDSRYLFDEFVKMMKE comes from the coding sequence ATGAAACATACGCAGCAACCCGAAGCCCTGCTGGTTTTACAGGACGGTTCGGTGTTCCGGGGTCTGGCGCTCGGCAAAAAAGGTACAGCCGGGGGTGAAATTTGCTTTAACACCGGCATGACCGGCTATCAGGAAATTTATACGGATCCGTCGTACTACGGACAGGTAATCATCAATACTACCTCGCACATTGGTAACTACGGTGTGCTGAACAACGCCGAGCAGGAGTCAAATGGAGTGAAAATTCGGGGGATGGTTTGCAATTTCTTCTCGAATATCCATTCACGGTATACGGCTGATGGCTCACTTCAGGATTATTTTGAACGGGCCAATATTGTCGGTATTCACGGAATTGATACTCGTCAACTGGTGCGCTACATTCGTTCGAAAGGCGTAATGAACTGCATTATTTCTTCGGAGATTCTTGATCCAGCAGCATTACTGGCCGAACTGCACAAGGTGCCCGATATGGAAGGGCTGGAGTTGTCTTCGGAAGTTTGTACTCAGGAAGCTTATGAGCAGGGTGATCCGGAAGCGAAGCTGCGGGTAGCTGTGCTGGATTTAGGCGTAAAACGGAGTATTCTGAGCAATTTCAATGAACGCGGAGTATTCTGTAAGGTCTTTCCTGCTAAAACGCCGTATGAAAATTTGGCTGCCTGGAAACCGAACGGCTATTTCATTGCTAACGGTCCCGGCGACCCGGCCGCTATGCCCTATGCTGTTGAGACGGTTAAGCAGGCCTTAGATGAAGATAAACCTCTGTTCGGTATTTGCCTGGGCCACCAGATATTATCGCTTGCCAGTGGCATCTCGACCTATAAAATGCACAACGGCCATCGGGGCCTAAACCACCCGGTTAAGAATTTGATTACGGGTCACTGCGAAGTAACTTCTCAGAATCACGGCTTTGCCGTAAAAGCGGAGGAGGTTATGGATCATGCTAATGTGGAATTGACGCACATTAACCTCAATGATAAAACAATTGAGGGTATCCGACGTAAGGATAAACCTGCTTTTTCGGTGCAGTACCACCCGGAATCGTCGCCCGGACCGCACGATTCACGGTATCTGTTCGATGAGTTTGTGAAGATGATGAAGGAATAA